One stretch of Fusobacterium perfoetens DNA includes these proteins:
- a CDS encoding RluA family pseudouridine synthase: MKKFIIEPEYNNYKVSEYLKNIKGYSSRGLKNADIYLNGKKVRLDKKIKKLNRLVVVEQEKGTNIQPIPMDLKIVFEDKNLLIINKDANIVVHPTLKKTDKTLANGVVDYLLKTTGKIQVPRFYNRLDMDTSGLIVVAKNAFAQAFLQEKAEIRKFYLAICEGIVEKDEFFITRPIGRVGDNIKREELPVEEGGQEAKTKVKVLKRFEDRNLSLVELELFTGRTHQIRVHLSLEGHPILGDVLYGSKNESIQRQLLHSYKFMYTDIDSHEQKIIQIDLPEDMKNVIGVK, encoded by the coding sequence ATGAAAAAATTTATTATTGAACCTGAATACAATAATTATAAGGTTTCTGAATACTTAAAGAACATAAAGGGCTATTCTTCTAGAGGGCTTAAAAATGCTGATATATACCTTAATGGTAAAAAAGTACGCCTTGATAAAAAAATAAAAAAATTAAATCGCCTTGTTGTTGTTGAGCAAGAAAAAGGTACAAATATTCAACCTATACCTATGGATTTAAAAATTGTCTTTGAAGATAAAAATCTTCTTATTATAAATAAAGACGCTAATATAGTTGTACATCCAACACTGAAAAAAACAGATAAAACTTTAGCGAATGGTGTAGTTGATTATCTTTTAAAAACTACAGGAAAAATACAGGTTCCAAGATTTTATAACCGTCTTGATATGGATACTTCAGGGCTTATTGTCGTTGCTAAAAATGCTTTTGCACAAGCTTTTCTTCAAGAAAAAGCTGAGATTAGAAAATTTTATCTAGCCATTTGTGAAGGAATTGTTGAAAAAGATGAATTTTTTATCACAAGACCTATAGGAAGGGTGGGAGATAACATCAAAAGAGAAGAACTTCCTGTTGAAGAAGGAGGACAAGAAGCTAAAACAAAAGTTAAAGTCCTTAAAAGATTTGAAGATAGAAATCTTTCACTTGTTGAACTTGAACTTTTTACAGGTCGCACACATCAAATAAGAGTCCATCTTTCTCTTGAAGGGCATCCTATTTTAGGAGATGTTCTTTACGGTTCAAAAAATGAGTCTATTCAGCGTCAACTTCTTCATTCTTATAAGTTTATGTATACTGATATAGATTCTCATGAACAAAAAATAATCCAAATAGATCTTCCTGAAGATATGAAAAATGTAATAGGTGTCAAATAA
- a CDS encoding DMT family transporter codes for MNYLGESFAFITAVSWALSSIIFEAATKKSDSISVNVLRLISGIIFLGVITFFTKGMFLPFDSNSNNWTFLGISGIIGLFFGDMFLYEAYFLIGARLSMLFLTMTPLIVGFFGFLFLGEILTPLQITAMFITCSGILMVVIKPKNKNSNERKLSPKGLLFINLAVTLEAMGNVFTKMGAQNYDASSSTQIRMICAMTVFLFYLTFRKKWNQIIHTAKDLKTFALILAGTIVSTSGITFLVAAFNRINTGVASTISSMSPVIIIPISVIVFKEKVKFKEVLGAIISVLGIALFFLK; via the coding sequence GTGAATTATTTAGGGGAAAGCTTTGCTTTTATAACAGCTGTAAGTTGGGCACTGAGTTCAATAATATTTGAAGCAGCAACTAAAAAAAGTGACAGTATAAGTGTAAATGTACTACGCCTTATTTCAGGTATTATATTTTTAGGAGTTATAACTTTTTTTACAAAAGGAATGTTTCTGCCATTTGATTCTAATTCAAACAACTGGACATTTTTAGGAATTTCAGGAATAATAGGACTTTTTTTTGGAGATATGTTTTTATACGAAGCCTATTTTTTAATAGGAGCGAGACTTTCTATGCTTTTTCTTACTATGACTCCTCTTATTGTAGGATTTTTTGGTTTTCTTTTTTTAGGAGAAATATTGACTCCATTACAAATAACAGCCATGTTTATAACATGTTCAGGAATACTTATGGTAGTTATAAAACCTAAAAATAAAAATTCAAATGAAAGAAAATTAAGTCCGAAAGGACTTTTGTTTATAAATCTTGCAGTGACTTTAGAAGCAATGGGAAATGTTTTTACTAAAATGGGAGCACAGAATTATGATGCAAGTTCATCAACACAGATAAGAATGATATGTGCTATGACTGTATTTTTATTTTATCTTACATTCAGGAAAAAATGGAATCAGATAATACATACAGCAAAAGATCTAAAGACTTTTGCTTTAATCCTTGCTGGAACAATAGTCTCAACTTCAGGAATAACATTTTTAGTAGCTGCCTTTAATAGAATAAATACAGGAGTAGCTTCTACAATATCATCAATGAGTCCTGTAATAATTATTCCAATATCTGTAATAGTGTTTAAAGAAAAGGTAAAATTTAAGGAAGTTCTAGGAGCGATAATATCTGTTCTTGGAATAGCACTTTTCTTTTTAAAATAA
- the gap gene encoding type I glyceraldehyde-3-phosphate dehydrogenase, whose product MAVKVAINGFGRIGRLALRLMIENPEFDVVAINDLTDAKTLAHLFKYDSAQGRFNGTIEVVEGGFVVNGHEIKVFAQASPKDLPWGELNVDVVLECTGFFTKKEKAEEHIAAGAKKVVISAPATGDLKTIVYNVNDNILDGTETVISGASCTTNCLAPMAKALQDNFGIVEGLMTTIHAYTNDQNTLDAPHKKGDLRRARAAAANIVPNTTGAAKAIGLVIPELKGKLDGAAQRVPVITGSITELVTVLEKPVTVEEVNAAMKAAATESFGYTEEELVSSDIIGINYGSLFDATQTRVMTVGDKQLVKTVAWYDNEMSYTSQLIRTLKKFVELSK is encoded by the coding sequence ATGGCAGTTAAAGTAGCAATTAACGGATTTGGAAGAATTGGAAGATTAGCATTAAGATTAATGATTGAAAACCCTGAATTTGATGTGGTAGCAATCAACGACTTAACAGATGCTAAAACTCTAGCTCACCTATTTAAATACGATTCAGCACAAGGAAGATTCAATGGAACTATAGAAGTTGTTGAAGGAGGATTCGTTGTTAACGGACACGAAATCAAAGTTTTCGCACAAGCTAGTCCTAAAGATTTACCATGGGGAGAACTAAATGTAGATGTAGTTCTTGAATGTACTGGATTCTTCACTAAAAAAGAAAAAGCTGAAGAACATATCGCTGCAGGAGCTAAAAAAGTAGTTATCTCTGCACCAGCTACTGGAGATCTTAAAACAATAGTTTACAATGTAAACGACAACATCCTAGACGGAACTGAAACAGTTATTTCTGGAGCTTCTTGTACAACTAACTGTTTAGCACCAATGGCTAAAGCATTACAAGACAACTTTGGAATCGTTGAAGGATTAATGACAACTATCCATGCTTATACAAACGACCAAAACACATTAGATGCACCTCATAAAAAAGGTGACTTAAGAAGAGCAAGAGCTGCTGCTGCAAACATCGTTCCTAACACAACTGGAGCTGCAAAAGCAATCGGATTAGTTATCCCTGAATTAAAAGGAAAATTAGACGGAGCTGCTCAAAGAGTACCAGTAATCACTGGATCAATAACTGAATTAGTAACTGTACTTGAAAAACCAGTTACAGTTGAAGAAGTAAACGCTGCTATGAAAGCTGCTGCTACTGAATCTTTCGGATACACTGAAGAAGAATTAGTATCTAGCGACATCATCGGAATCAACTATGGATCATTATTTGATGCAACTCAAACAAGAGTAATGACAGTTGGAGACAAACAATTAGTTAAAACTGTTGCTTGGTATGACAACGAAATGTCTTACACTTCTCAATTAATAAGAACTCTTAAAAAATTCGTTGAATTATCTAAATAG
- a CDS encoding RidA family protein: MAKRIINTPKAPAALGPYSQAIEVNGTLYISGQIPFVPETMTLVSDCVKAQTRQSLENLKAILDEAGYTFNDVVKATCFIKDMNDFGAVNEVYAEYLGEAKPARACVEVARLPKDVKVEIELIAVK; this comes from the coding sequence ATGGCAAAAAGAATAATCAACACACCAAAAGCACCAGCTGCATTAGGACCTTACTCTCAAGCAATTGAAGTAAACGGAACTCTTTACATTTCAGGACAAATTCCTTTTGTTCCAGAAACAATGACTCTAGTATCTGACTGTGTAAAAGCACAAACTAGACAATCTTTAGAAAACTTAAAAGCTATCCTTGACGAAGCTGGATACACTTTTAACGATGTAGTAAAAGCTACTTGCTTTATTAAAGATATGAATGACTTTGGAGCTGTAAACGAAGTTTACGCTGAATATTTAGGAGAAGCTAAACCTGCAAGAGCATGTGTAGAAGTTGCTAGACTTCCTAAAGATGTAAAAGTTGAAATAGAATTAATCGCAGTTAAATAG